The proteins below come from a single Gordonia pseudamarae genomic window:
- a CDS encoding acyltransferase family protein: MSSSPDRQLQPTPRADRSAVPARRFFPQLEGMRAVAAIAVLTTHVSFQTGAVNTAVIGPILGRLDLAVALFFGLSGFLLWRPWAQAARTGVQSPGEPGRPPSRGARSIPRPDIGRYFRHRIVRIWPAYVVVVVLVLTLLPDAKGADLTVWLANLTLTQVFVALSLTAGLTQMWSLSVEVAFYLLLPLIGLALVRLRGDLARLRVPVILAVGVLSLGWAWFAATLPLADGVEPKNWVFGHLPWFVAGLVLAEIAATTDVAGHHPRWLRITVAPSANRPLMAAVFVVAYALACTPLAGPTGLGELTHLQFATKMVLGAIVGYALLAPLVCAPGPFRFLDSPVMQALGRWSYGIFIWHLAVLAVVFPLFGIVPFNGDMPLVLALTVALTIGVSAASYTFIEDPARRWINAREANRTVPNA, translated from the coding sequence ATGAGCAGCAGCCCGGACCGACAGCTACAGCCGACACCCCGAGCGGATCGTTCCGCCGTGCCCGCACGCAGGTTCTTTCCGCAACTGGAGGGGATGCGTGCGGTCGCGGCGATCGCGGTGCTCACCACCCACGTGTCGTTTCAGACGGGTGCGGTGAACACCGCCGTGATCGGCCCGATCCTCGGCCGCCTCGACCTGGCGGTGGCACTGTTCTTCGGCCTGTCCGGCTTCCTGCTGTGGCGCCCCTGGGCACAGGCCGCCCGAACCGGAGTGCAGTCGCCCGGAGAGCCCGGTCGCCCACCGAGCCGAGGGGCGAGGAGTATCCCCCGGCCGGACATCGGCCGGTACTTCCGGCACCGGATCGTGCGTATCTGGCCCGCCTATGTCGTCGTCGTGGTCCTGGTGCTGACCCTGTTGCCCGACGCCAAGGGCGCCGATCTGACCGTGTGGCTCGCCAATCTCACACTCACGCAGGTCTTCGTGGCCCTGTCGCTGACCGCCGGCCTCACCCAGATGTGGAGCCTGTCGGTGGAGGTGGCGTTCTATCTGTTGCTCCCGCTGATCGGCCTCGCGCTGGTCCGCCTGCGGGGAGACCTCGCGCGGCTGCGTGTCCCGGTGATCCTGGCGGTGGGTGTGCTGAGCCTGGGCTGGGCCTGGTTCGCGGCCACTCTGCCGCTGGCCGACGGTGTCGAACCGAAGAACTGGGTGTTCGGTCATCTGCCGTGGTTCGTGGCCGGCCTGGTGCTGGCCGAGATCGCGGCAACCACCGACGTGGCCGGGCACCATCCGAGGTGGCTGCGGATCACGGTCGCGCCGAGCGCGAACCGCCCGCTGATGGCCGCGGTGTTCGTGGTGGCGTACGCGCTGGCCTGCACTCCGCTGGCCGGCCCGACGGGCCTGGGCGAGCTGACCCACCTCCAGTTCGCCACCAAGATGGTGCTCGGTGCGATCGTCGGCTACGCGCTGCTCGCGCCGCTGGTGTGCGCGCCGGGCCCGTTCCGGTTCCTCGACTCCCCGGTGATGCAGGCCCTGGGCCGCTGGTCGTACGGCATCTTCATCTGGCATCTGGCGGTACTCGCCGTCGTGTTCCCGCTGTTCGGCATCGTCCCGTTCAACGGCGACATGCCCCTGGTCCTGGCGCTCACCGTCGCCCTGACGATCGGGGTGTCGGCCGCGAGCTACACCTTCATCGAGGACCCGGCCCGCCGGTGGATCAACGCACGGGAGGCGAATCGTACGGTGCCGAACGCGTAG
- a CDS encoding lipopolysaccharide biosynthesis protein — protein sequence MPETSQRSIAASVGWVTAGSMVANICAYLVHVPAGRWLGASAYGEFAVLMAAMLVLAVPAMALQAVVARDVVHGRSIPELVRLTALVTAVVAALMVPAVPLFMWLADTGFTTTVAGLAAAPVLVLIAGAQGVLQGGRAFPALATVLAGVGVLRSVPVVIALAFGAGAGTGLAAGTVGAAVAAGAAWCVVRVGQPPSTSPRPGDRGTGAVSVIRASQVQFVLVVAVSLDLLVSRGVLGADDAGVYALGAVATKAAFWLPQAIGVVFYPALADPTTSRRSLGRALRVVALVGAVLTVGAGVVGPLVPLVFSDEYRPLVPILWIFAFTGSTSAVLQVALLWAIARDRTRVALFTWTALAAEGILIVTVADSVVGLALVAASSATVATLATVLWVWWAHPGRVDPCPATDPDQARSSARSSTAAGSPSDGSRRHSQ from the coding sequence ATGCCCGAGACCTCCCAGCGCAGCATCGCCGCATCGGTGGGATGGGTGACGGCCGGGTCGATGGTGGCCAATATCTGTGCGTATCTCGTGCATGTGCCGGCAGGACGCTGGCTGGGGGCGTCGGCCTACGGTGAGTTCGCGGTACTGATGGCGGCGATGCTGGTGCTGGCGGTGCCCGCGATGGCGTTGCAGGCGGTGGTGGCCCGTGACGTGGTGCACGGCCGGTCGATACCCGAACTGGTGCGGCTCACGGCACTGGTGACCGCGGTGGTCGCGGCGCTGATGGTGCCCGCGGTGCCGCTGTTCATGTGGCTGGCCGACACCGGTTTCACCACGACGGTCGCGGGTCTGGCGGCGGCCCCGGTGCTGGTGCTGATCGCCGGTGCGCAAGGCGTGCTGCAGGGCGGCCGGGCGTTCCCGGCGCTGGCAACGGTCCTGGCGGGGGTGGGCGTGTTGCGGTCGGTACCGGTGGTGATCGCTCTCGCGTTCGGCGCCGGCGCCGGCACCGGGCTGGCGGCCGGGACTGTGGGTGCGGCGGTCGCCGCGGGCGCGGCGTGGTGTGTCGTGCGCGTGGGACAACCACCGTCGACGAGCCCGCGTCCGGGGGACCGGGGTACGGGGGCGGTGAGCGTGATCCGCGCGTCCCAGGTGCAGTTCGTGCTGGTGGTGGCGGTGTCGCTGGATCTGTTGGTCTCCCGTGGTGTGCTCGGCGCCGACGACGCCGGCGTGTACGCGCTGGGCGCGGTCGCCACCAAGGCCGCGTTCTGGTTGCCGCAGGCCATCGGCGTCGTGTTCTATCCGGCGCTGGCCGATCCCACCACGTCGCGCAGATCACTCGGGCGCGCGCTGCGGGTGGTGGCGCTGGTCGGTGCGGTGCTCACCGTCGGTGCGGGCGTCGTGGGGCCGCTGGTGCCACTGGTGTTCTCCGACGAGTACCGTCCGCTGGTGCCGATCCTGTGGATCTTCGCGTTCACCGGGTCGACGTCGGCGGTCCTGCAGGTGGCGTTGCTGTGGGCGATCGCCCGCGACCGCACCCGTGTCGCGTTGTTCACCTGGACGGCGCTCGCCGCCGAGGGCATCCTGATCGTCACGGTCGCCGATTCGGTGGTCGGTCTCGCGCTGGTGGCGGCGTCGTCGGCGACGGTGGCCACGCTCGCCACGGTGCTGTGGGTGTGGTGGGCACACCCCGGCCGGGTCGATCCGTGTCCGGCCACCGATCCGGATCAGGCCCGCTCGTCCGCTCGGTCGTCCACGGCCGCCGGTTCGCCGTCCGACGGCTCGCGCCGCCACAGCCAGTAG
- a CDS encoding DUF2613 domain-containing protein translates to MQNRLVTGGVAAVAGIVIGLGAVLLGGVVATDTKPATDLNSISPEDGFVQGAVEYGSRSAAEED, encoded by the coding sequence ATGCAGAACCGTCTTGTCACCGGTGGCGTCGCAGCTGTCGCGGGTATCGTCATCGGGCTCGGCGCGGTGCTTCTCGGTGGCGTCGTGGCCACGGACACCAAGCCCGCCACCGATCTGAACAGCATCTCGCCCGAGGACGGCTTCGTGCAGGGTGCGGTCGAGTACGGTTCGCGCAGCGCCGCCGAAGAAGACTGA
- a CDS encoding DUF3367 domain-containing protein: MSDNDAGLSRRGVLVAALCALVVSFAQAPGRISADTKLDLTADPLGFLGRAAHLWTPDASMGQVQNQAYGYFFPHGAFFAVGDLAHIPPWITQRLWWALLLTIGFVGIVRLAEVLRAGSPASRIIAATVFVLSPRVLTTVGSISSETLPMMLAPWVLIPVIRALDRDTGPLWRQGFLSAVAVALMGAVNAVATLAALAVAMLWWLLTVRRAGRRAIAFAGWWALGLALACAWWVVPLLMLSQVSPPFLDFIESSRTTTQWSSLTEVLRGTSAWTPFVSPERVAGAVLVTQPAAVLATGVLVAAGLAGLTMRAMPGRGRLITILLTGLLVMCVGYAGALGSPIAEPVREFLDGAGAPLRNIHKFEPFIRIPVVLGIAHLLARVPLTDPRAFLRPAMSRGAAAALVVAVAVAGSGSLMWTGQLTPADTYRSMPSYWSQTAAWLEQHSSTALNSSGGSRPPLRSLVVPGAPFADQVWGLTRDEPLQALSETPWAVRDAIPLVPPGAIRAMDSVQRQIASGRGSPGLAATLAAQGIGFVVLRADLDPDTSRSARPLVAAQALDDSPGLSVAARFGPLIGPATVDGVVRDNGLRPTLPAITIYAVDDAARTGGTGPVLVEAASVPRVAGGPEALATINAQRIRAGLPALGPTVLDVDARRFDAEHPDTPLPAAPRIATDTPADREVDFGRVDDHSSAIRATDDPRRTQNAAADYPAWDGVTDGDLVRAQWLLDNQPGQVRITSSGSAADATQPGQTSPASSTAAAFDAKPSTAWVSSGLESAAGKWMRLTFTRPRAALSLTLTTARAIGPDVDTIVVTTNNGSSVAQGISPGKPFTVTLPGGNTSWIEIRASHTTTGRAGNQFALGEVALTDLTTGTPLAIRQRVILPAMPPDSDVARWVLTQELTGRPSCVRDTSATDELFRCASGLGLTPETPGVFTRALSVPSDTAVSPTVTLVPTPGDGLRALLYRPGTVVAEGPSDVTDPRGTAQAAVDGDPATTWTAPEEGARTDDDDNDDQDDQAGVDSDGGGNDGSDDTAGPDKDPDSTSRTGNTGGYGDATQTSGGQASGDEDSGEKDSGEKDSSRKESTEKSSGPTLTIRLPRVQRVDRLRIVTPDTYPAAPTEVSVNLGGRWLTREVAGDGTVTLTGDRTDRIRLRINKSTDIVDVNSLGFAKRAPAGIAEVEISPRPAGRPFDPDRVITVGCGDGIGITVAGRVIGLSLRTTAGALRNGNPVTAHPCGSAPIPLSAGEQELSVNPGSAFSVLDVELATAQQVSAPSTTLPAVGRWSSTHRIVDVVEASADRILTVAESTNPGWRATVDTADGTTTLHPITVNGWQQGWVVPAHLSGPVTLRYTLDTPYRGILAVGLFLVAVLLALAWLPPLLARSGNARRDPDVAGTDPGRDGEAPDEPADIPDGTAPRARMPRWQPVLAALPALGGIWLLTGWWGLGIGCAAAILTYRSTPAARVVAVFVAMLAAVLALAAGPWHSPTGYAGDDWWTQLAALLAIAMLVWSAVLTRTPPAAGTPDGR, encoded by the coding sequence CTGTCGGACAACGACGCCGGGCTGTCGCGGCGGGGCGTGCTCGTCGCCGCGCTGTGCGCGCTGGTCGTCTCGTTCGCCCAGGCCCCCGGCCGTATCTCCGCCGACACCAAGCTGGACCTCACCGCCGACCCGCTCGGCTTTCTCGGTCGCGCCGCACACCTGTGGACACCGGACGCCTCCATGGGGCAGGTGCAGAACCAGGCGTACGGCTACTTCTTTCCGCACGGCGCGTTCTTCGCTGTCGGCGACCTGGCCCACATCCCGCCGTGGATCACCCAGCGACTGTGGTGGGCACTGCTGCTGACCATCGGTTTCGTCGGCATCGTGCGCCTGGCCGAGGTGCTGCGGGCGGGCTCACCCGCATCCCGGATCATCGCGGCGACGGTGTTCGTGCTCAGCCCCCGGGTACTCACCACAGTGGGATCGATCTCGTCGGAGACGCTGCCGATGATGCTGGCACCGTGGGTGCTGATCCCGGTGATCCGGGCGCTCGATCGCGATACCGGGCCACTGTGGCGGCAGGGGTTCCTGTCTGCGGTCGCGGTGGCGCTGATGGGGGCGGTGAACGCGGTCGCCACCCTCGCGGCGCTGGCGGTCGCGATGCTGTGGTGGCTGTTGACCGTCCGCCGGGCCGGGCGGCGCGCCATCGCGTTCGCCGGCTGGTGGGCGCTCGGACTGGCGCTGGCGTGCGCCTGGTGGGTCGTACCGCTGCTGATGCTGTCTCAGGTCAGCCCCCCGTTCCTCGACTTCATCGAATCCTCCCGGACGACGACGCAGTGGTCGTCGCTGACCGAGGTGCTGCGCGGGACGAGCGCCTGGACACCGTTCGTGTCACCGGAGCGGGTGGCGGGTGCGGTGCTGGTGACCCAGCCGGCGGCGGTGCTGGCGACCGGCGTGCTGGTCGCGGCGGGCCTGGCCGGGCTGACGATGCGTGCGATGCCCGGCCGCGGCAGACTCATCACGATCCTGCTCACCGGGCTGCTGGTGATGTGTGTGGGCTACGCGGGCGCCCTCGGCTCGCCGATCGCCGAACCGGTGCGCGAGTTCCTCGACGGCGCGGGCGCACCGCTGCGCAACATCCACAAGTTCGAACCGTTCATCCGCATCCCTGTCGTCCTGGGTATCGCACATCTGCTGGCGCGGGTACCACTCACCGATCCACGGGCGTTCCTGCGTCCGGCGATGTCGCGGGGGGCCGCCGCGGCGCTGGTGGTGGCCGTCGCGGTCGCCGGATCGGGATCGCTGATGTGGACCGGGCAGCTCACCCCCGCCGACACCTACCGGTCGATGCCGTCGTACTGGTCGCAGACGGCGGCGTGGCTGGAACAGCACAGCTCGACCGCGCTCAATTCTTCCGGCGGTTCGCGACCGCCGCTGCGGTCGCTGGTGGTTCCGGGTGCGCCGTTCGCCGACCAGGTCTGGGGGTTGACCCGCGACGAGCCGCTGCAGGCACTGTCCGAGACGCCCTGGGCGGTGCGTGACGCCATTCCGCTGGTGCCGCCGGGTGCGATCCGGGCGATGGATTCGGTACAGCGGCAGATCGCGTCCGGGCGTGGATCGCCCGGCCTGGCCGCAACCCTGGCGGCCCAGGGCATCGGGTTCGTCGTGCTGCGCGCCGACCTCGATCCCGACACCTCCCGGTCGGCGCGGCCGCTGGTGGCGGCGCAGGCCCTCGACGACTCGCCGGGGCTGTCGGTGGCGGCCCGGTTCGGGCCCCTCATCGGGCCCGCCACCGTCGACGGGGTGGTTCGCGACAACGGGTTGCGGCCCACGCTCCCGGCCATCACGATCTACGCCGTCGACGACGCCGCACGGACCGGAGGCACCGGGCCGGTACTGGTCGAGGCCGCCTCGGTGCCGCGCGTGGCCGGCGGCCCCGAAGCACTGGCCACCATCAACGCACAGCGAATCCGCGCCGGTCTGCCCGCGCTCGGACCGACCGTCCTGGACGTCGACGCCCGCCGTTTCGACGCCGAGCACCCCGATACGCCGCTGCCTGCGGCGCCGCGGATCGCCACCGACACACCTGCGGACCGCGAGGTCGACTTCGGCCGGGTCGATGACCACAGTTCGGCGATCCGCGCCACCGACGACCCCCGCCGCACCCAGAATGCGGCCGCCGACTACCCGGCGTGGGACGGCGTGACCGACGGCGACCTGGTGCGGGCGCAATGGCTGCTCGACAATCAGCCCGGCCAGGTGCGGATCACCAGTTCGGGTTCGGCGGCCGATGCGACCCAGCCCGGGCAGACCTCCCCGGCCAGTTCCACAGCCGCGGCGTTCGACGCGAAGCCCTCGACGGCATGGGTGTCGAGCGGTCTGGAATCAGCGGCAGGCAAATGGATGCGACTGACGTTCACCCGCCCCCGCGCAGCCCTGTCACTGACACTGACCACCGCACGGGCGATCGGTCCGGACGTCGACACGATCGTCGTCACCACCAACAACGGAAGTTCTGTTGCCCAAGGGATTTCGCCGGGAAAGCCGTTCACGGTAACCCTGCCCGGCGGTAACACCTCATGGATCGAGATCCGGGCCTCGCACACCACCACCGGAAGAGCGGGCAACCAGTTCGCACTCGGCGAGGTCGCGCTCACCGACCTGACCACCGGGACGCCCCTGGCGATCCGGCAGCGGGTCATCCTGCCGGCGATGCCACCGGACTCCGACGTCGCGCGATGGGTGCTGACCCAGGAACTCACCGGCCGGCCCTCCTGCGTGCGAGACACCAGTGCGACCGACGAATTATTCAGATGCGCTTCCGGTTTGGGCCTGACACCGGAAACGCCCGGGGTGTTCACCCGGGCCCTGTCGGTACCGTCGGACACCGCCGTGTCACCGACCGTCACCCTCGTCCCCACCCCCGGTGACGGATTGCGGGCACTGCTGTACAGGCCCGGAACCGTTGTCGCGGAAGGCCCGTCGGACGTCACCGACCCGCGCGGGACCGCCCAGGCCGCCGTCGATGGCGACCCGGCGACCACCTGGACCGCACCGGAGGAAGGCGCCCGCACCGACGATGACGACAACGACGATCAGGACGATCAGGCGGGCGTCGACTCGGACGGCGGCGGGAACGACGGGTCGGACGACACGGCCGGGCCGGACAAGGACCCGGATTCCACGTCGCGGACCGGCAACACCGGCGGATACGGCGACGCCACACAGACTTCCGGCGGACAGGCTTCCGGAGACGAGGATTCCGGCGAGAAGGATTCCGGCGAGAAGGATTCCAGCCGTAAGGAATCCACCGAGAAGAGTTCCGGCCCCACGCTGACCATCCGGCTGCCGCGGGTGCAGCGCGTCGACAGACTGCGCATCGTCACGCCGGACACGTATCCCGCCGCGCCCACGGAGGTGTCGGTCAATCTGGGTGGTCGCTGGCTCACCCGCGAGGTCGCCGGGGACGGCACCGTCACGCTCACCGGCGACCGCACCGACCGGATCCGGTTGCGGATCAACAAGTCCACCGACATCGTCGACGTGAACTCGCTCGGCTTCGCCAAGCGTGCACCGGCGGGGATCGCCGAGGTCGAGATCTCACCCCGCCCGGCGGGGCGCCCGTTCGACCCGGATCGGGTGATCACCGTCGGCTGTGGCGACGGTATCGGGATCACCGTGGCGGGCAGGGTAATCGGTCTCAGCCTCCGGACCACCGCCGGCGCGCTGCGCAACGGGAATCCGGTCACCGCCCACCCGTGCGGCTCCGCCCCGATCCCGCTGAGCGCGGGCGAGCAAGAACTGTCGGTCAACCCCGGCTCCGCGTTCAGTGTTCTCGACGTGGAACTCGCCACCGCACAGCAAGTCTCGGCCCCGTCGACGACTTTGCCGGCGGTCGGGCGGTGGTCGTCCACCCACCGGATCGTCGACGTCGTCGAGGCCTCGGCGGACCGGATTCTGACCGTCGCCGAAAGCACCAACCCCGGCTGGCGGGCCACCGTCGACACCGCGGACGGCACAACCACCCTGCACCCGATCACCGTCAACGGATGGCAGCAGGGCTGGGTGGTGCCCGCGCACCTGTCCGGACCGGTCACCCTGCGATACACCCTCGACACCCCCTACCGCGGGATTCTCGCCGTCGGACTGTTCCTGGTGGCCGTGCTGCTGGCGCTGGCCTGGCTACCACCCCTTCTCGCGCGGTCCGGGAACGCACGCCGTGATCCGGATGTCGCGGGCACCGACCCGGGACGCGACGGGGAGGCGCCGGACGAACCCGCCGACATTCCCGACGGCACCGCGCCCCGGGCTCGGATGCCACGGTGGCAGCCGGTGCTCGCAGCGCTGCCGGCCCTCGGCGGAATCTGGCTGCTGACGGGATGGTGGGGTCTCGGTATCGGTTGTGCGGCGGCAATTCTCACGTATCGTTCGACTCCGGCGGCGCGGGTCGTCGCCGTGTTCGTCGCGATGCTGGCGGCCGTGCTAGCCCTCGCCGCGGGTCCCTGGCACTCGCCCACCGGCTACGCCGGCGACGACTGGTGGACCCAGCTTGCCGCCCTGTTGGCCATCGCGATGCTGGTCTGGTCGGCCGTGCTCACCCGAACCCCGCCGGCGGCGGGAACACCCGACGGACGCTGA
- a CDS encoding TetR/AcrR family transcriptional regulator, with the protein MAGGTKRLPRAVREQQMLDAAVRVFADHGFRDASMDAIAAEAEISKPMLYLYYGSKEELFGACMARESGRFIEAMSIGFDPNLAQREQARTVVREFLRFVHDNRRSWRVLYRVAVGTTAFASSVGDSRRRVVEMVSDLIKAGTTVEGAGDIDFELTALAIVGASEAVADRIAEGDVALDAATDLLVGIVWRGLKGVGTDRAIT; encoded by the coding sequence ATGGCCGGCGGAACCAAGCGACTACCCCGCGCGGTGCGTGAGCAGCAGATGCTCGACGCCGCGGTGCGAGTGTTCGCCGACCACGGTTTCCGTGACGCCTCGATGGACGCGATCGCCGCGGAGGCGGAGATCTCCAAACCGATGCTGTACCTATATTACGGCTCCAAGGAAGAACTGTTCGGCGCCTGCATGGCGCGCGAGTCCGGCCGGTTCATCGAAGCGATGAGCATCGGATTCGATCCGAACCTCGCCCAGCGTGAGCAGGCCCGCACCGTGGTGCGCGAGTTCCTTCGCTTCGTCCACGACAACCGGCGGTCGTGGCGCGTGCTGTACCGCGTGGCCGTCGGTACCACCGCGTTCGCGTCCAGTGTCGGCGACAGCCGCAGGCGGGTCGTCGAGATGGTCTCCGACCTGATCAAGGCCGGCACCACCGTCGAGGGCGCCGGCGATATCGATTTCGAGCTCACCGCACTGGCCATCGTCGGCGCCTCGGAGGCCGTCGCCGACCGTATCGCCGAGGGCGACGTGGCCCTCGACGCCGCCACCGACCTGCTCGTCGGCATTGTCTGGCGTGGTCTCAAGGGCGTCGGCACCGACCGGGCCATCACCTAG
- a CDS encoding glycoside hydrolase family 3 N-terminal domain-containing protein yields the protein MGFLTSRSRTAAFGRRSDRGAARATAAPVRAAALAAVLALGVGLTAGCGGDEGAAASGSSQTDGSQTGGSQTGATRTSAASMSSSAQVPTGSATPSLTTLTNRCGAATLKNMTLRRKLAQLVMVGVTGADDARSVVRAEHIGGIFIGSWTDKSILTGGAAASISRGQEIPLMVSVDQEGGRVSRLSGLGIDAPSARQLARTKTPTQVRAIAAQMGRQMKRLGITVDFAPSIDVSDESDDEVIGDRSFSNDPEVVTRFGGAFARGLADAGIIPVYKHFPGHGHGSGDSHLGVVQTPPLASMQTTDLVPFRRLLADPGPAAAMVGHLIVPGLTASDMPASLDAKAIRMLRTGKGYNGPAFNGVIFSDDLGSMAAISSRYPITEAAVRSIRAGVDIALWTTTDQVPAVLDSLETAVRDGRISQAGVDAKVVRVLRAKGVLTC from the coding sequence ATGGGCTTTCTGACGAGTCGTTCACGAACCGCCGCGTTCGGTCGCCGGTCCGACCGAGGTGCGGCGCGGGCAACCGCCGCACCGGTCCGGGCCGCAGCCCTGGCCGCGGTCCTCGCGCTGGGGGTGGGGCTGACCGCCGGATGTGGTGGCGACGAGGGCGCCGCGGCGTCCGGTTCGTCCCAGACCGACGGCTCCCAGACCGGCGGTTCCCAGACCGGCGCCACCCGGACCTCGGCGGCGTCGATGTCCTCGTCCGCGCAGGTGCCGACCGGATCGGCGACGCCGTCGCTGACCACCCTCACCAACCGGTGCGGCGCCGCCACCCTCAAGAACATGACCCTGCGGCGCAAGCTCGCGCAGCTGGTCATGGTGGGGGTCACCGGCGCCGACGACGCGCGGTCGGTGGTTCGTGCCGAGCACATCGGCGGCATCTTCATCGGCAGCTGGACCGACAAGTCGATCCTCACCGGTGGTGCCGCCGCGAGCATCTCCCGTGGCCAGGAGATCCCGCTGATGGTGTCCGTCGACCAGGAGGGCGGCCGGGTGTCGCGGCTGTCGGGTCTGGGCATCGACGCGCCGTCGGCCCGGCAGCTGGCCCGGACGAAGACGCCGACACAGGTGCGGGCGATCGCGGCGCAGATGGGCCGACAGATGAAGCGCCTCGGCATCACGGTCGACTTCGCGCCGTCCATCGACGTGAGCGACGAATCCGACGACGAGGTGATCGGCGACCGTTCGTTCAGCAACGACCCGGAAGTGGTCACCCGCTTCGGCGGTGCGTTCGCCCGGGGCCTGGCCGATGCCGGGATCATCCCGGTGTACAAGCATTTCCCCGGCCACGGGCACGGCTCGGGCGACTCGCATCTTGGCGTGGTGCAGACCCCGCCGCTGGCGTCGATGCAGACCACCGACCTGGTGCCGTTCCGCAGGCTGCTGGCCGATCCGGGGCCGGCGGCGGCGATGGTCGGGCATCTGATCGTGCCAGGGCTCACCGCCTCCGACATGCCGGCCAGCCTCGACGCGAAGGCGATCCGGATGCTGCGGACCGGCAAAGGCTACAACGGGCCGGCGTTCAACGGCGTGATCTTTTCCGACGACCTCGGTTCGATGGCCGCGATCAGTTCCCGGTACCCGATCACCGAGGCCGCGGTGCGGTCGATCCGGGCGGGGGTGGATATCGCGCTGTGGACCACCACCGATCAGGTGCCGGCGGTACTCGACTCGCTGGAGACGGCGGTGCGTGACGGCCGGATCAGCCAGGCCGGTGTCGACGCCAAGGTGGTGCGGGTGCTGCGGGCCAAGGGCGTGCTGACCTGCTGA
- a CDS encoding DUF3068 domain-containing protein has translation MPSDAPSGPEIAAAQSPDAAQSPDAAQSPDAPNRPRFSGRDLIGPTMIFAGAFLLSAAIALPALFVGNLTVLPLDTDETIVARSTAPAQVLDQCSLDTRAARVVSVPVTRQQRVVAVRPAGRRVVTLQAGTSLRADDKLDDCSDGTISAIRDRVTLDRETATFRGSGSSEIQYDDKLAPLRVSDRTGLTYAFPFDVAHRDGEFFDPITRTTVPLRFDGDAQVEGEEAIRFVAEIPDTNLYDAHSGADTAGRPTVIVRPASWFGLPGNAPMTLHLHHRSTWEISVDPTTGTILDERITIDERYRPANQPLGEFSLVNLATTLTYTKSTRDAAAARAASLARPITVWGRLVPIAAGVVGVAAIGGGIYWLWRREPSDGEPAAVDDRADERA, from the coding sequence ATGCCGTCAGACGCCCCGAGTGGCCCGGAAATCGCCGCCGCGCAATCCCCTGACGCCGCGCAATCCCCTGACGCCGCGCAATCGCCGGACGCCCCGAACCGGCCGCGGTTCAGCGGGCGCGACCTGATCGGTCCGACGATGATCTTCGCCGGGGCGTTCCTGCTGTCGGCCGCGATCGCGCTGCCCGCCCTGTTCGTCGGCAACCTCACAGTGCTGCCGCTCGACACCGACGAAACCATCGTCGCACGGTCCACCGCGCCCGCCCAGGTACTCGACCAGTGTTCGCTCGACACCCGTGCCGCACGGGTGGTGAGCGTCCCGGTCACCCGGCAGCAGCGCGTCGTCGCGGTCCGTCCCGCCGGCCGCCGCGTGGTGACGCTGCAGGCCGGCACATCGTTGCGCGCCGACGACAAACTCGACGACTGCTCCGACGGCACGATCTCCGCGATCCGCGACCGCGTCACCCTGGACCGCGAGACCGCGACGTTCCGCGGCAGTGGGTCGTCGGAAATCCAGTACGACGACAAGCTGGCCCCGCTGCGGGTATCGGACCGGACCGGTCTCACCTACGCCTTCCCGTTCGACGTCGCGCACCGCGACGGCGAGTTCTTCGACCCGATCACCCGAACCACCGTGCCGCTGCGCTTCGACGGCGACGCCCAGGTCGAGGGTGAGGAGGCCATCCGGTTCGTCGCCGAGATCCCCGACACCAACCTCTACGACGCGCATTCGGGCGCAGACACCGCCGGCCGGCCCACGGTGATCGTGCGGCCCGCGTCCTGGTTCGGGCTGCCCGGAAATGCCCCCATGACCCTGCATCTGCATCATCGGAGCACGTGGGAGATCTCGGTCGATCCGACGACCGGCACCATCCTCGACGAGCGGATCACCATCGACGAACGGTACCGGCCCGCCAATCAGCCGCTCGGGGAGTTCTCGCTGGTCAACCTGGCCACCACGCTGACCTATACCAAGAGCACCCGTGACGCGGCCGCGGCACGGGCCGCATCGCTCGCCCGGCCGATCACCGTGTGGGGGCGGCTGGTGCCCATCGCGGCCGGCGTGGTCGGGGTGGCGGCGATCGGTGGCGGAATCTACTGGCTGTGGCGGCGCGAGCCGTCGGACGGCGAACCGGCGGCCGTGGACGACCGAGCGGACGAGCGGGCCTGA